GGCGATCCGGCCGTCACCCAGTGTACCTGGTAAGGAGCGGAACGAGGTGCACCCGTGACACCGGACAAAACATGCCAAACTTGATCCGGCCTCAGCTTACCGAGACGGAGCGGCGCGGGAGGCCCGGAGGCGGATCCCGGTCGATCCGCCTCCGCCCTCGAATGGTCAGCGCAGGTGGATCGTGCGCAGGCGACCGACCTCGGCCATCCGCCGCTCGGCCAGCCGGTCCGCGGCGACCGCCGGAGGCACGCCCTCGGCGTCCGCCAGGTGCAGGATCTCGCGGGTGGTGTCGTAGATCCGGGTGGCCCGCAGCTTCGCCCGCTCGAAGTTGAAGCCCTCGATCTCGTCGGCCACCTGGATCACACCACCGGCGTTGACCACGTAGTCAGGGGTGTAGAGGATGCCCCTGTCGGCCAGCAGCTTCTCGATGCCCGGGTGGGCGAGCTGGTTGTTCGCCGCTCCGGTCACCACCTTCGCGCGCAGCGCCGGCACCGTGTCGTCGTTGAGCGCGCCGCCCAGCGCGCACGGGGCGTACACGTCGATGTCCGCCGCGACGAGCGCGGTGGCGTCGTCGACCAGGGTGACCTGCGGGTGGTTCGCGCGCACCCAGGCGAGGGCCTTCGGGTTGACGTCGGTGGCGACCACCTCAGCGCCGTCCTCCAGCAGGTGCCCGGTCAGGTACTTGCCGACCTTGCCGAGGCCCGCCACGCCGACCCGCCTGCCACGCAGGCTCGGCGTGCCCCAGACGTGCTCGGCGGCGGCCCGCATCCCCTGGAAGACGCCCCAGGCGGTCAGGATCGAGGAGTCGCCGGCGCCGCCGTGCTCCACGCTGCGGCCTGTCACGTACCGGGTCTCGCGGGCGATGATGTCCATGTCGGCCACGTAGGTGCCGACGTCGCAGGCGGTGTAGTAGCGGCCGGCGAGCGACTCCACGAAGCGGCCGTACGCGCGCAGCAGCGCCTCGCTCTTGACCTGCTCCGGGTCGCCCCAGATGACTGCCTTGCCGCCGCCCAGGTCCAGCCCGGCGAGCGCGTTCTTGTACGCCATTCCGCGGGACAGGTCGAGCACGTCGGCGAGCGCGTCGTCCTCGCTGTCGTACGGGTAGAAGCGGGTGCCGCCGAGCGCGGGCCCCAGCGCGGTGGAGTAGATCCCGATGATCGCCTTCAGGCC
The DNA window shown above is from Micromonospora lupini and carries:
- a CDS encoding Glu/Leu/Phe/Val family dehydrogenase — protein: MGVFASTDDPGSTGHEQVVFCQDKQSGLKAIIGIYSTALGPALGGTRFYPYDSEDDALADVLDLSRGMAYKNALAGLDLGGGKAVIWGDPEQVKSEALLRAYGRFVESLAGRYYTACDVGTYVADMDIIARETRYVTGRSVEHGGAGDSSILTAWGVFQGMRAAAEHVWGTPSLRGRRVGVAGLGKVGKYLTGHLLEDGAEVVATDVNPKALAWVRANHPQVTLVDDATALVAADIDVYAPCALGGALNDDTVPALRAKVVTGAANNQLAHPGIEKLLADRGILYTPDYVVNAGGVIQVADEIEGFNFERAKLRATRIYDTTREILHLADAEGVPPAVAADRLAERRMAEVGRLRTIHLR